One Glycine max cultivar Williams 82 chromosome 3, Glycine_max_v4.0, whole genome shotgun sequence DNA window includes the following coding sequences:
- the LOC100817669 gene encoding cytochrome P450 94A1 has translation MIDILLNLQLLAPFFLFLILPVFFFFCFTSSGPTKGTIPIPKPYPIIGHYFALKSVGNRRIQWLSDIVKISPAGTFTLHRPLGRRGVITGNPATVEYILKTRFSNYQKGRTTTSILSDFLGTGIFNADGNTWKFQRQVASHEFNTKSLRKFVEHVVDAELSNRLVPILTSAAAAQDKTLDFQDILQRFAFDNICKIAFGFDPEYLTLSAERSKFAQAFEEATEISSKRFREPLPLVWKIKRLLNIGSERRLRRAVKEVHEFARNIVREKKKELKEKQSLESVDMLSRFLSSGHSDEDFVTDIVISFILAGKDTTSAALTWFFWLLSKNPRIEKEVLKEIMEKSEAPVYDEVKDMVYTHAALCESMRLYPPVPLDTKETVDDDVLPDGTVVKKGMMVTYHVYAMGRMESIWGEDWSEFKPERWLEKVESGKWKFVGRNSFTYPVFQAGPRICLGKEMAFMQMQRLVAGILRRFTVVPAVAEGVEPHYFAFLTSQMEGGFPVKIIKRETST, from the coding sequence ATGATTGACATACTTCTGAATCTCCAGCTGTTAGctcctttcttcctcttcttaatACTTCcagtgtttttcttcttctgtttcACCTCCTCAGGTCCTACAAAAGGAACCATCCCTATTCCAAAACCATACCCTATTATTGGTCACTACTTCGCCCTCAAAAGCGTCGGCAACCGCCGTATCCAGTGGCTATCCGATATTGTCAAAATCTCACCGGCCGGCACGTTCACCCTCCACCGCCCCTTGGGCCGCCGTGGAGTCATCACCGGCAACCCCGCCACCGTAGAGTACATTCTCAAGACACGTTTCTCCAATTACCAAAAGGGCAGAACCACTACTAGCATTCTCTCCGATTTCCTCGGCACAGGAATCTTCAACGCAGACGGCAACACGTGGAAGTTTCAGAGGCAAGTAGCCAGCCACGAATTCAACACCAAGTCTCTACGCAAATTCGTTGAGCACGTTGTCGATGCAGAGCTCTCCAACCGTCTCGTTCCTATCCTCACTTCAGCAGCAGCAGCACAAGACAAAACACTTGATTTCCAAGACATTCTTCAACGTTTCGCGTTTGACAACATCTGCAAAATCGCGTTTGGCTTCGACCCCGAATACCTGACGCTGTCAGCTGAACGGAGCAAGTTCGCACAAGCCTTCGAAGAAGCAACGGAGATCAGCAGCAAACGGTTCCGCGAGCCGTTGCCGTTAGTCTGGAAAATAAAGAGATTACTTAACATAGGTTCCGAAAGGCGTCTAAGAAGAGCGGTGAAGGAAGTGCACGAGTTCGCCAGGAACATagtgagagagaagaaaaaggagCTGAAGGAGAAACAATCGCTTGAATCTGTTGATATGCTTTCGCGGTTCTTGAGTTCGGGGCACTCCGATGAAGACTTCGTAACGGACATAGTAATAAGCTTCATACTGGCCGGGAAGGATACCACTTCAGCGGCGCTGACGTGGTTTTTCTGGCTACTATCGAAAAATCCGCGCATAGAAAAGGAGGTTTTGAAGGAGATAATGGAGAAATCAGAGGCTCCGGTGTATGATGAAGTGAAGGATATGGTTTACACGCATGCCGCGTTGTGCGAGAGCATGAGGTTGTACCCGCCGGTGCCGTTAGACACGAAGGAAACCGTGGACGACGATGTTTTGCCGGATGGGACGGTGGTGAAGAAGGGGATGATGGTGACGTATCACGTGTACGCGATGGGGAGGATGGAAAGTATTTGGGGTGAGGATTGGAGTGAGTTTAAGCCAGAGAGGTGGTTAGAGAAGGTTGAATCGGGAAAGTGGAAGTTTGTCGGAAGAAATTCATTCACTTATCCAGTGTTTCAGGCCGGTCCCAGAATTTGTTTGGGAAAGGAAATGGCCTTTATGCAGATGCAAAGGTTGGTGGCTGGTATTCTCAGGCGCTTCACGGTGGTTCCCGCGGTGGCAGAAGGGGTGGAGCCTCACTACTTTGCCTTCTTGACCTCCCAGATGGAAGGTGGTTTCCCAGTCAAGATCATCAAGAGGGAAACTTCAACTTGA
- the LOC100813235 gene encoding flowering locus K homology domain, whose product MAEHDFDGHVVGYVPEDPNFPQNHSDEHDVGTVIDSSGFPHLLPDEDDAGNLVEDANFPENHFDGHEHDVGGFPGDTDSPQKEEHVEEGHGAGDVPEDFDSLLKQESEIDSKGNEIKKWPGWPGENVFRMLVPVQKVGSIIGRKGEFIKKITEETKARIKILDGPPGISERAVMVSAKEEPDRPIPPAIDGLLRVHKQVINVDRDLVDSALAAGRSVVTRLLVADTQAGSLIGKQGSTIKSIQDGSGCTIRVLGSENLPVFALRDDSIVEIQGESAGVHKAVELIAVHLRKFLVDRSIVGVFETQMQRPDVRVNQNVPPHQNWGPPPQGFPAPAGGGGGGPAFAPNHQYMPPSHHYDSYYPPTELPPMDKHLHQGPPPAYAKDASMGIHSSSAPPQQSVVTKVTQHMQIPLTYADAVIGASGTNISYIRRASGASITIQETRGVPGEMTVEISGTSSQIQAAQQLVQNFMAEAASATQDPMGGSVSQGYSAYPTTAPVYAPPTSAGGGGHTGHAPSADYGPLYGTNYGY is encoded by the exons ATGGCCGAGCACGATTTTGATGGACATGTTGTAGGATATGTGCCCGAGGACCCTAATTTTCCTCAGAATCATTCTGATGAACATGATGTAGGGACTGTGATTGATAGCTCTGGATTTCCTCACCTGCTGCCTGATGAAGATGATGCAGGCAATTTGGTGGAGGATGCCAATTTTCCTGAAAATCATTTTGATGGACATGAACATGATGTTGGAGGTTTTCCTGGGGACACGGACTCTCCACAGAAGGAGGAGCATGTTGAAGAAGGTCATGGTGCTGGAGATGTGCCTGAGGATTTTGATTCTCTGCTGAAACAGGAATCTGAGATTGATTCGAAAGggaatgaaattaaaaagtggCCCGGATGGCCTGGCGAGAATGTGTTCAGGATGTTGGTTCCGGTGCAAAAGGTTGGCAGTATTATTGGCCGAAAGGGCgagtttataaagaaaattacagAAGAGACTAAGGCGCGGATTAAAATTCTTGATGGTCCACCTGGAATCTCAGAAAGAGCA GTAATGGTTTCTGCAAAAGAAGAACCAGATCGTCCCATACCACCTGCTATTGATGGTTTGTTAAGGGTTCATAAGCAAGTTATCAATGTTGACCGTGACCTTGTGGATAGTGCTTTGGCAGCTGGGCGATCAGTTGTTACCAGGCTTCTAGTAGCAGATACTCAAGCAGGAAGCTTGATCGGAAAGCAGGGATCAACCATAAAATCCATTCAAGATGGCTCTGGTTGTACTATACGTGTTCTTGGATCAG AAAACCTGCCAGTATTTGCTTTGCGAGATGATAGTATTGTTGAAATACAAGGGGAATCTGCTGGTGTTCACAAGGCAGTTGAACTTATTGCAGTTCATTTACGCAAGTTCTTGGTTGACCGCAGCATAGTTGGAGTTTTTGAAACACAG ATGCAAAGGCCAGATGTTAGAGTTAACCAGAATGTGCCACCACATCAAAATTGGGGTCCTCCTCCTCAAGGGTTTCCTGCTCCtgctggtggtggtggtggaggaccTGCTTTTGCACCAAATCATCAATATATGCCACCTTCACATCACTATGATAGCTATTATCCACCTACTGAGTTGCCTCCCATGGACAAACACCTTCATCAAGGTCCACCACCTGCCTATGcaaaggatgcttcaatgggaATTCATTCATCAAGTGCACCACCACAACAATCTGTTGTAACTAAG GTCACACAACACATGCAAATTCCTCTTACATATGCAGATGCTGTTATAGGAGCATCAGGCACAAATATCAGCTATATACGTCGTGCTAGTGGAGCAAGTATTACAATTCAGGAAACAAGGGGTGTGCCAGGTGAGATGACTGTTGAGATAAGCGGGACTTCTTCTCAAATACAGGCAGCCCAGCAGCTGGTTCAG AATTTCATGGCTGAAGCTGCAAGTGCTACACAGGATCCTATGGGGGGATCAGTCAGCCAAGGTTACAGTGCCTATCCAACAACTGCTCCAGTTTATGCTCCACCCACTAGTGCTGGTGGTGGTGGTCATACAGGCCATGCGCCTTCTGCAGATTATGGCCCCCTATATGGTACCAATTATGGGTATTAA